Proteins from one Impatiens glandulifera unplaced genomic scaffold, dImpGla2.1, whole genome shotgun sequence genomic window:
- the LOC124918222 gene encoding uncharacterized protein At1g26090, chloroplastic-like, translating to MASDSSNARQKSTKLVTFLGKGGSGKTTSAIFAAQHYAKCGYKTCLVINSLDPTAEFLLDRKIGTSPTTCNNNLSAMRLETSKMLLEPFNYLKKADAQLNIFQGALDGVVGEELGVLPGMDSIFAALMLEKLIGFLGNNIGKKHQQEKFDVVVYDGISTEETLRMIGSASKARLYLKHMRTLAQKTELGRVASPSLLRLVDEALNLEGNNSALNGRTSSEIWDNLEKILEKVSSVFVEPNRFGCYLVMDPKNPISVTSAMRYWGCSIQAGAHVSGAIGVSSPNSSMESMKIIMEDFSPLPYSFIQHVSMNSAPDWDNVISNKGSIDTRELLSFDQSHGGVITPSVKFDFAMKSVTLFMPGFEKSDIKLYQYRGRSELLVEAGDQRRVIFLPPQIQGKVAGAKFLGRSLVITLKP from the exons AGAAATCGACAAAATTGGTTACATTTTTGGGGAAAGGAGGCTCCGGCAAGACTACTTCGGCCATCTTCGCCGCTCAG CATTATGCCAAATGTGGTTACAAAACTTGCCTTGTGATAAATTCTCTAGACCCTACGGCTGAATTTCTCTTGGATCGCAAGATTGGAACTTCTCCAACGACATGTAACAACAATCTCTCAGCTATGAGGCTGGAAACTAGTAAA ATGCTACTTGAACCTTTCAACTACCTCAAGAAAGCTGATGCTcaacttaatatatttcaagGGGCTCTCGATGGG GTTGTAGGAGAAGAACTTGGGGTGCTTCCGGGAATGGATTCCATTTTTGCAGCTTTAATGCTTGAAAAGCTTATAGGTTTTCTTGGAAATAATATTGGAAAAAAACATCAACAAGAGAAATTTGATGTTGTTGTTTATGATGGTATAAGTACGGAAGAGACTTTGAGAATGATTGGGTCGGCTAGCAAAGCAAG GTTGTACTTGAAGCACATGAGGACTTTGGCTCAGAAGACTGAACTTGGGAGGGTGGCTAGTCCCTCTCTGTTAAGACTTGTAGATGAAGCTCTGAATTTGGAAGGAAATAATTCTGCTCTTAATGGAAGAACTAGTTCTGAGATATGGGACAATCTTGAAAAGATACTGGAG AAAGTATCTTCTGTCTTTGTTGAACCAAATAGATTTGGTTGCTATCTTGTGATGGACCCGAAAAATCCTATTTCCGTAACTTCTGCAATGCGATATTGGGGTTGTTCCATTCAAGCAGGTGCTCATGTTTCTGGTGCAATCGGTGTCTCATCTCCAAATTCTTCCATGGAATCAATGAAGATTATAATGGAAGACTTCTCACCTCTTCCTTATTCTTTCATTCAACATGTATCAATGAACTCTGCTCCTGATTGGGACAATGTTATATCCAATAAGGGAAGTATCGATACTAGAGAACTCCTTTCTTTCGATCAAAGCCATGGAGGCGTAATTACACCATCTGTCAAATTTGATTTCGCTATGAAATCTGTTACACTCTTTATGCCGGGCTTTGAGAAATCAGATATCAAGCTTTACCAA TATAGAGGAAGATCGGAGTTGCTTGTGGAGGCAGGGGATCAAAGACGCGTTATCTTTCTCCCACCACAGATTCAAGGGAAGGTCGCGGGTGCTAAGTTCTTAGGAAGAAGCCTTGTTATCACCCTAAAGCCTTGA